gagggtgggccTGCCTACCCTGCTGGCACTGCGTCACCGCCGCCTCGGGCCAATGGGGGCGCGGCGAAAAAGCGGTTGGGCCAATaggggcgcggcggcgcgcgcGCTGGCGGCCAAGGGGCGGGGCGGTTGCGCGTGCCCCCTCAGCTCCGGGCTCCCGCGCCGGCGGGgtcaggcggcggcggcgcaggtggccgggggcggccgggccgggatggagggcggcgcggcggcgctgATCCGGGAGGGCTGGTTCCGAGAGACATGCCGGTTGTGGCCGGGGCAGGCGATGTCGCTGCAGGTGGAGGAGCTTCTGCACCACCAGCGCTCCCGCTACCAGGAGATACTCGTCTTCCGCAGGTGCGGCCCGGCcgggggggcggcccggggaggcggcggtggcggtgaGGCGGGGGGTGGTAGAGCGCGGCGCCCAGCGCCATGCGGCGGGGCCTGGCGGcgctgggagggggcgggggagcgCGGCCCCGGTCCCGGGCCGGCTCCAACCCCGCTTccccgctctgccccagcacTACCTACGGCAACGTCCTGGTCCTGGACGGGGTGATCCAGTGCACGGAGCGGGACGAGTTCTCCTACCAGGAAATGATCGCCAacctgcccctctgcagccacCCCGACCCCCGCAAGGTGAGTCGTCCCCGGGCCCCCTCCGCAGGGTCGTCCCTGGCCGGCCCTGGGTCCCGCAGACCGGCCCCCGGCCTCCCCACCGGCTCCTCCGGCCGTCGCTCCTGGCGCACGTCGGCGCTTGACAGAGCCCTCGTGGGCCACCGGAGCACATTGCTAAGCGCCGGGGCAGGACGGGCCCGGGCAGCTGCGGGGTTTCACGTTAGGCCTCACCGTGAAAGTTCCCCTGTGAGTCCCCACCGCTGACGGCCGGTTTtctgccctcttgtctgccaggtGCTGATCATCGGCGGCGGCGACGGGGGAGTGCTGCGAGAGGTGGTGAAACACCCCACCGTGGAGTCCGTGGTGCAGTGCGAAATTGATGAGGTGCGTTGGGCTCCCCAAGCTGGGTGGAGGTGTCCCAGGGGCTTCGCTCAGAGGGGGCAGGCTGCCCAAGCAAAGGCAGCCCCTGCTTCACAGCATCAACGGGAGCTGCTGTTTCACCTGCTGCCCCTTGTCAGCAGCAGGCGCGTTTGCTGCCGGTTCTGCTGGCGTGACACTGACAGCGCCACCTCTTTGCCTTACAAGTCATCTACGTGGCAGCTGGATGCTTCTTGCATGTGATTTCTTCCACACACATAGGGTAGAGGCCCTTCCAGGCCAGCGTGGGCCAAGCATGGGATCTGGAGGAGGAAAGCTCTGGTTTTCTGAAGGTGgtgcttttccctctccccctgaTGCAGAACAGAACTCTGCTCCTGCCAGAGGAGGATGGTGGCTTTGTTAAGCCGTCTCCTGCATCTGAAAGCAGGAAATAAGTGGGAGATATTTGTTTCCGTGGTAGATGGGCTGGTCCTCCTTCTCTTAGTTTGTGAGGATATTTTACTTTCTTAGAAAGTTTTGCTGTCTCCTCAAAGCAGGGCTTTGTTAGGAATGGGAAATGCTGATACATGAGACTGTGTACCTTGTCTTCCAAGCTAAGTAGGCATATGTGCCTGGTTTTGAACAAGCACTGCCTGACACCAgcgtatttttttttgtctctgccaGCTGTGAGAAGCTGGTAGTGCTCAGTACAATTGCCGGGCCTCTTTTAGAGAGAAAACTGTGTCTTATGGGATGATTGATATAATGACTATAGAGCAGAGGTGGGAATGTTTCTCATCTTGCATCCAGAAACCTGCTGTCGTGGttttatttaggaagaaaaaaaaaaaagtctttggccAAGATCACCTCTGCAAGTGACGTCTGCAGGGAAAAGGAGCACAGAGCAGTCAGATCTGTAATCGTATTCTCTTAGTTCTTTGGGGAGCTTTTGAAGCTCCGAGTTCTTCTTGTTGAGTTTGGCAAGGACAGACCAACAGTGTCACTGAACCCTGAGGCCATAGGAAAGGGCTGAGTGTAGCTTGTTGGCTGAAGATGCTGACAGCTCTTGAGGATCTAGCTAGCAAGTCGGACTTGTGCTGAAGGCATGGAAGGAAATGACTCATTGTGCTGttctttcagctgcagctgcacaGTAGCCTGAGAAGTAGCTCCTTGTAGCCCCCCCCCCGACCCACTTGTGTTCTCTGTGTTACAGGATGTGATCCAGGTATCCAAGAAATACCTCCCAGGGATGGCAGTGGGGTATTCCAGCGCTAAGCTGACCTTGCACGTGGGAGATGGTTTTGAGTTCATGAAACAAAATCAAGAAGCCTTTGATGTGATTATCACGGACTCGTCTGACCCCATGGGTAAGAATTCTAGACATAAAAGGATACTCCTTTCCAcattccttcttttctcttctgcctaCCTCTTGGAAGTAATGCCAGCCTGCTCGGGCTCCTTTCACATGAAAAGGCTGTCACTGACCTGGTTCTTTTGGtagggaaagggaaggatgaaGACCAGGAAATTGTATTAGCAAGTCTTCAAGCTAGCTGTCGCATTTCTCTCCTCAAAATTCAACCTCAGCAGCTATTGCTTCTGGCAGAATTGATCCTTGAGTCCAGCAATCCCGTGGAGGATACAGCACCGTGCTGGCAAAGACAGCTTTGCACGTGTCCGCTAATGAAGCAGTGGCTCACGTGCTGTTGGTGTAGCTACCTAGCCTAAAGATGGCTGTAGTGAGGTTGCTGTATTTCTGAAGGGGGAAAACTGAGGTAGAGAGGGACCAAATGTAGTTGTGGCACCTCATTTTAGGGACCTAACTATGACTGCCTGAGTCACCTTCACTCTTGCTATAGTCAACACAGAAAGAGGCATGTCTAAAAGGCATTTTAGAGCAGGAGTTCAGTTTTAAAAAGTGCTCACTGAAGCAAGAGGCAGCTGGTAGGACTTTCTTTGATAAAGATCCTGGGCTCTTGGGCTTGTTATCGAGCAATGCTAAAATACTGACGGTTCTGCTGTGCTAGGTGCAGGCTGGGGTTCACCCAGGGTCAAAACTTTTTGCTGTGATCACTAAAAAGCCGtttgaaatgtctcttttccAGTGCAGTCCCTGTGCAGGCTGGGCATTTGAAAAACTTAGAAGCCTACCATCTTAGTCTGCCTCTAGACATATTTCTTTACTCCCTTTTCTCCCAGGTCCTGCAGAAAGCTTATTCAAAGAATCTTACTACCAGCTGATGAAGACAGCCCTGCGAGAAGATGGGATTCTTTGCTGCCAAGGTGAGGATGCTGTCTCTGGGCGGAGGCTGATGCCAGATCATTGCATGCAAAGTGTGAGGCACAAAGGGACTCTCTTATTGGGAGACATGATGCAGGGAGTAAAATCCATTTCAGCTCCCAGATACAGGAGCGGTTTTGATCCATATACGTCAGTTCATTAACTGCTGGACTGCGCTTAGTAAAACTGGTGTAAGGGTCTTATCTTGCCTTTGAAACCACCTGAGCTGTGCGGAGTAGAGCAGGTTTGGACTTGGAGCCACTGTTAACCTGGTACAGGCCTGTGCAGAGAAGAGGGGCAGCTCTCACCTTGCATCCtgtctttctttctccctgtagGTGAGTGCCAGTGGCTGCACCTGGATCTCATTAAGGAGATGCGTCAGTTCTGCAAGTCTCTGTTCCCTGTTGTGGAATATGCCTATTGCACCATCCCCACATATCCCAGCGGGCAGATTGGCTTCATGCTCTGCAGCAAGAACCCAGTGAGTTTCAGGCACCTGAAGTGCCCTTTTCCACTCCCTGAAAGCACccgcagagcctgccccaggctgtccCTTACAGAGCCTGAGCTGTGGCACTgagctctcccagctgtggggCCTCTACGCTCTTGCTGGggcccagctccaccagctcaGGACCCCAGAGCTGCAATGCAGCTTGCTCAGTGCTGTATGAAGTGCGAATTGGCCAGTAATGTAACCAGTTGCCTTAGAAAAGGACATGGTTTTCTCTCTAGGACCACAAAGTTGGAAGGGAGGAAGCCACTACCAGTTTCCAGTCTCTCTTAAGGCTTTGGCTTATTGATGCTGGCTGTTATAAAGTGGGCATCTGCTCGATAAGAATAAGCTTGCAACTGGTAATTGGCTCGTACAGAGGCCTCCAAGTGAGAGTCAGTGTTAGGACATGGGCTGGTACCTCTGTGTCAGACCACTGAGGTCTGTTCTCTTCCCAATCTGCTGCATTACAGCAAGCCTGTAATGCAACTACCACGTTGTTTTAGGGAGCCagcggcgctgctgctgctgtatttttctggGGTGCTGGCAGCATGCACTGTGCCTGACTTAACACAGATATGGATTCTGCTCTGAAAGAGCAAAAGCTTTGCTTCTTAGATGGTCGGGCACAATCTGACAGCTTCATCTGGCACATGGCTCACATGCAGTCTGACCTCATACGCTGACATCTGTGAATAAGGGCTAGTCACACGGGGTTCGGAGTGTAAACTCCAGCCCTTGAGGCTGGAGCTGTGCAGAACCTTTGACCTCATACTAGAACAGAAAGTCATCTGTTTTCCTGCAAGTCCTCTTGGTTCTCTGCCATCAGTCAGGATGCCTGTCACACAGCCTTTTGATCGTTACCCAAAAGCTACCTGGCTTCTTTATTGCAGAACACAAATTTCCGGGAGCCTGTGCAGCAGCTCTCACAGCAACAAGTAGAGGAGAGGAGTCTGAAATACTACAACTCTGACATTCATCGGGCGGCTTTCATTCTGCCAGAGTTTGCACGGAAGGTAAGTGAGGCTGCGCTGCTATTCCTCCATGAAGGATGAGGCGTGACTTTTCTTTGGCGGGAGTGGGTTTATTTAGGACTGAGGGTTTCCTGCAGCCCTGAAGGCTTCTGTGGGCAAGTTGGGGCAGGACGGCATTTTGTATGACACAGCAGAGTATGAGTCACCCTGGGAAGACAAGATTTCAGTTTGGAGCTGTTCTGTGGGTTGATGTCCTGTGCCTTGATGGCAGATCACTCCTACTTCACCTACCAAAACTAAGCCCAAGAACCTGCAGAACTGGTGTTTCCCACTAGAAAGCTCCAAAAGTCATAGATAAAACATGTTTGTGGTTTCTAGCACAAACCAGCGGGTAAAGAAAGGATGCTCTAGCATAGTTCAGTCTGCCTTCTTGAAGGATGGTCTGTATTCTGCATCGTTCCATCATCTCCTAACTGAGTTGCAACTGCAGGTTCCAGAAAAAACATCCTCAGCATGTCCTAGGAACGAAGGCAAATGCTACGGTTGTGTTTTAGAGCCATGTTTCTCTTGAGGACTGGTAGACTTGCAGCAGGTCCATCCTGacacttttttttgtctttgtctgtCTCCAGGCCCTGAGCGATGTGTGAGACTGAGAAGCTGCTTTCTTCCTTCAAGTTGGATCCTGAGATCGTCAGTGATGTGGTGGGGACCTTCCCAGCAGACTGCAGATTTGCTCTCCACTGTGTGGGATTGTTTAACCCTTTGCCAGCCAACATTCCCTTTGATGATGTGTTAAAGATGATGGGGCATAAGCCAGATAAGACTATTGAAAAGGTCCAGTGACTTATTGTGCGAGGTCAAAACTGTTCTTTCCAGTGCTGGAAACGTaagatgtcttttttcctttctctcctccatGCACCCCATTCTAAATTCTCCCCTCCCTGCGCCCCACTCCATCCCATGCAACTGACATGATATATTTATAACTGACATGTATTTCCGTCTGGTGATCTTCTGAAACCTGGGAAGAGTCCAGAAGTCACTGACGCAGCCTTAAGCACAGAGAGCGAGAGCTTTGTGTGCAAAGTTTGCTTGCTCTCTCCTGATGGGAGCTCCCTGCTGCTGAGACGTTTTGACTGGTAACGGGTCTGAGCCTTCATGTCCCACTGCCCTTCTGCGACACCTGCGCTGGTCTGCAGCACAGTTGGAGAAGTCACAGTGCAAACTGTTGCCATTCACAATAGGTCTCCCTCCAACCCTGATGGAGTAGCAGTATTAAATACCAgccaggcaggctggcagcaaagtcttgtggcttttttttttttttttaaattggttggAAACAGAAGTGCTGAGGTACTAACAGGCTGACTCCTGTTCTTACCTCTGCCATCAGAGTGGTTCCAAAGAATGTTTATCAATATGGTGATAGGcgctttatatatataaatataaatatatatatataaaaaacaaacctTGGATCCATTGCCTGCTGTTAAGTACTGATGTTGGGGAGTCAGTTGTGCTGACAAATCTTCATCTCGGTCATGCTGAGATGCCTCAGGCCTAGTCCTTAGGAGGCATCGTTATTTCTAATGCTGCCCCCGGAATCCCCAGATGCATAAGTTGTTTTTTGTTGTACTCTGTGAGATGGATCTGCCTCCACttctttacttttgttttaaagactCCGTACCACCACTGCGCAGTGGGTATCTTTCCAGCACAACCACTGTGCAGTTGTCACTCCCTTGCAATCAATTAAACACTCGGCTCTGGTTAAGGTGACATCAGTGTGGGTCGGTGTGCTTCTTTGGGGAGAGTGTTGGGGGCGGAAACAGAGATCCTGAAAGTTTGCTGTGCTTCTCAGAAGACATCCAGCAGCGCTCTGTAGTTGGTCTCACTTCCTCTCTCCCTTGTCTCTAGGGATGACAAGTTATCAAAAAGCTCTGAAGAGCGATCCCCTTGAATGTTTTGTATTGTAACCTGACTGCCTAATAGCTGTCATCCTCTACGCTGCAAAGTCAGTACCTTCTATCTAAGCTATTCGCTAGTCCAAATGCTGCCTCTGGTACAGCTTTCCAAACTGTTTTCTAGCTGCCCATCTCCCTGCTGGCATCACGTAATTCCTGTCAATCGCTGGCCCCACTCAGTTGCACCATCCTTTCCTCTGCAAAAATTGCGGTGGCTTAGTGGCTCTGAGGGCCTGAACCAGGTACTGAGCTGAAGCTGAACAGGCTGGGAACTGTCACTAGGTGGCAtcaggagaagacaaaaaaagaagctcCTTCTGAGGGAGGCTTTTTGGCTTGATAAGAGAAAACTAGAAGGAGCAGACTTTTGCAAAGGGGTTGAGCTTTACGATAATTGTGGACCCTACAAACAGCACAGGTGGTGCAGCCACTGCCTGCCTACAGCAAGGGACTTCTGCGGCGTCAGTACCAACCCTCCTACTTCCTTCCCTTTTTGATGAGACTTACCACTTCTTTCTCAGTGCCCTCTTCTACTACCAGTATCAGTACACCTTCTTTGTGGTTGTAAGGGTTTGCAAAGCATTGCTAAGTTGCAGAGCTGAGTCTGGATCTCTTCCGTATTCTTGTGTTGAGATTACTACACCCATTTTGTCTGTTAATTGTCTGGGTAACTGTCTCCTTTCTCCCACAGCTACTGATTCGTTAGGGCTATTGAGGCATTTTCATTGTTCagttcttgtatttttattataaagaTCAGACCAGTAACAGAGGCTGGTTCTAGCTACTCCTGTTTAAAATGCTGTGGGACCTGAATCCCATTCAGCCCTTCATCCTTCACAGAAAACTACCTCTGGCACTTTCTCTCCCCTGGAATAGGAATGAAGGCCGGGACTGCAGTCCAGGAAGGCCTTAGAGTAGCTGCCAACTAGTAACAAGTTCAAGCCTTCCACCCACCCTTGGTGAGTACAACAATGCCCAGGAGGGAAAGAGCTTCCTCAAACCTGTTATTACCCTCCACGCAGCCAattattccttttgtttctctgag
The Rissa tridactyla isolate bRisTri1 chromosome 16, bRisTri1.patW.cur.20221130, whole genome shotgun sequence genome window above contains:
- the SRM gene encoding spermidine synthase; this encodes MEGGAAALIREGWFRETCRLWPGQAMSLQVEELLHHQRSRYQEILVFRSTTYGNVLVLDGVIQCTERDEFSYQEMIANLPLCSHPDPRKVLIIGGGDGGVLREVVKHPTVESVVQCEIDEDVIQVSKKYLPGMAVGYSSAKLTLHVGDGFEFMKQNQEAFDVIITDSSDPMGPAESLFKESYYQLMKTALREDGILCCQGECQWLHLDLIKEMRQFCKSLFPVVEYAYCTIPTYPSGQIGFMLCSKNPNTNFREPVQQLSQQQVEERSLKYYNSDIHRAAFILPEFARKALSDV